From Polaribacter butkevichii, a single genomic window includes:
- the ilvN gene encoding acetolactate synthase small subunit produces the protein MSTEKQLFTISVYTENNVGLLNRISAIFQRRHINIESLNISPSEIVGVAKFTIVVNMIEVNVKKIIGQIEKQVEVIKAYYHDQDEIIYQISGLFKIKSELLFEERQIQNIIKESNARIVTVNKEFFVLEKSGKKDEIVALYNQLSVFGIMQYTRSGLIAVTKEEMKISALLETYNN, from the coding sequence ATGAGTACAGAAAAACAATTATTTACAATATCTGTTTATACAGAAAATAATGTTGGATTGTTGAATAGAATTTCAGCAATTTTTCAAAGAAGACACATCAACATAGAAAGTTTAAATATTTCTCCATCAGAAATTGTAGGAGTGGCTAAATTTACGATTGTTGTAAATATGATCGAAGTTAATGTTAAAAAGATAATTGGTCAGATAGAAAAACAAGTAGAGGTAATAAAAGCTTACTACCATGATCAGGATGAGATTATCTATCAAATTTCGGGCTTATTTAAAATAAAATCAGAATTGTTGTTCGAAGAGCGTCAAATTCAGAATATAATTAAAGAAAGCAACGCAAGAATTGTAACGGTTAATAAAGAGTTTTTTGTTTTAGAAAAATCGGGCAAGAAAGATGAAATTGTAGCGTTATACAACCAGTTAAGCGTATTTGGTATTATGCAATATACCCGTTCTGGTTTAATTGCGGTTACTAAAGAAGAAATGAAGATATCAGCATTATTAGAAACATACAACAACTAA
- the ilvC gene encoding ketol-acid reductoisomerase, which yields MSNYFNTLTLREKLEQLGKCRFMDASEFEDGVEALKGKKIVIVGCGAQGLNQGLNMRESGLDISYTLRQAAIDQKRQSYINASSNNFEVGSYEDMLPSADVVINLTPDKQHTNVVNAVMPLMKKGATLSYSHGFNIVEEGMQVRKDLTVIMVAPKSPGSEVREEYKRGFGVPTLIAVHPENDPEGKGWAQAKAYAVATGGHKAGVLQSSFVAEVKSDLMGEQTILCGLLQTGAILSFDKMVEEGIEPGYAAKLIQYGWETVTEALKHGGITNMMDRLSNPAKVEAFRISEELKEIMRPLFQKHMDDIMTGHFSKTMMEDWANDDKNLLTWRAATGETAFEKQQVTDQEISEQEYFDHGTLLVAFVRAGVELAFEAMTESGIIAASAYYESLHETPLIANTIARMKLAEMNRVISDTAEYGCYLFDHACKPLLTDFMKAVSTNVIGKSFSSENGVDNQELIRINKIIRNHPVEKVGEQLRASMTAMKVVKTA from the coding sequence ATGTCAAATTATTTTAACACATTAACATTAAGAGAAAAATTAGAGCAATTAGGAAAATGTCGTTTTATGGACGCTTCAGAATTTGAAGACGGAGTAGAAGCGTTGAAAGGGAAAAAAATTGTTATTGTAGGTTGTGGAGCACAAGGTTTAAACCAAGGTTTAAATATGAGAGAGTCTGGTTTAGATATTTCTTATACCTTAAGACAAGCTGCTATCGATCAAAAAAGACAGTCATATATTAACGCATCTTCAAATAATTTTGAAGTTGGTAGTTACGAAGATATGTTACCAAGTGCAGATGTGGTTATTAATTTAACGCCAGATAAACAACATACAAATGTTGTAAATGCAGTAATGCCTTTAATGAAAAAAGGAGCTACATTATCTTATTCACATGGTTTTAATATTGTTGAAGAAGGAATGCAAGTTCGTAAAGATTTAACTGTAATTATGGTGGCGCCAAAGTCTCCAGGATCAGAAGTTAGAGAAGAATATAAAAGAGGATTTGGTGTACCAACATTAATTGCGGTTCACCCAGAAAATGATCCAGAAGGAAAAGGTTGGGCACAAGCAAAAGCGTATGCAGTTGCAACAGGTGGTCATAAAGCAGGTGTGTTACAATCTTCTTTTGTTGCTGAGGTAAAGTCTGATTTAATGGGTGAGCAAACTATTTTATGTGGTTTGTTGCAAACAGGAGCAATTTTATCTTTTGATAAAATGGTAGAAGAAGGTATTGAGCCAGGTTATGCAGCTAAATTAATTCAATATGGTTGGGAAACTGTAACAGAAGCTTTAAAACATGGAGGAATCACCAATATGATGGACAGATTGTCTAATCCTGCAAAAGTAGAAGCTTTTAGAATTTCTGAAGAATTAAAAGAAATTATGCGTCCATTGTTCCAAAAACATATGGACGATATTATGACTGGTCATTTCTCTAAAACAATGATGGAAGACTGGGCAAATGATGATAAAAACTTATTAACTTGGAGAGCTGCAACAGGAGAAACTGCTTTTGAAAAACAACAAGTTACAGATCAAGAAATTTCTGAACAAGAATATTTTGACCATGGAACTTTATTAGTTGCTTTTGTAAGAGCTGGTGTAGAATTGGCTTTTGAGGCAATGACAGAATCTGGTATTATTGCAGCTTCTGCTTATTACGAGTCTTTACACGAAACGCCATTAATTGCTAATACAATTGCAAGAATGAAATTGGCAGAAATGAACCGTGTAATTTCTGATACTGCAGAATATGGTTGTTACTTATTTGACCATGCTTGTAAGCCTTTATTAACTGATTTTATGAAAGCAGTTTCTACAAACGTTATTGGTAAATCTTTTAGCTCAGAAAACGGAGTTGATAACCAAGAATTAATTAGAATTAACAAAATTATTAGAAATCATCCGGTAGAAAAAGTAGGAGAGCAATTAAGAGCTTCTATGACAGCAATGAAAGTTGTAAAAACGGCATAA
- the ilvA gene encoding threonine ammonia-lyase IlvA, whose product MQTKSNYYPSLESVKTAAKNLKGVAFETPLSKNFNLSKELEATILFKREDLQVVRSYKIRGAYNKMSSLTSDEKQRGIVCASAGNHAQGVALSCKLLQIKGTIFMPSPTPNQKINQVKMFGEDFIEIVIEGDTFDDASDAAKLECDAKKKTFIHPFNDEKVIEGQATVGYEILHQTDKKIDYVFVPIGGGGLSAGLSSVFKYLSPETKIIGVEPEGAPSMLTSIKNKKNTTLDVIDSFVDGAAVKRVGDLNFDICKQNLTEVITVPEGKICQTILDLYNKDAIVVEPAGALSIAALDFFADEIKGKNVVCVVSGSNNDITRTAEIKERALVFANLKHYFIVKFPQRAGALKEFVAEILGPNDDITHFEYTKKNNRVNGAAVVGLELKSSKDLAPLINRMKERSFFGDYLNDKPDLFQFLV is encoded by the coding sequence ATGCAAACAAAGTCAAATTATTATCCAAGTTTAGAAAGCGTAAAAACAGCTGCAAAAAACTTAAAAGGAGTTGCTTTTGAAACTCCGTTGAGCAAAAACTTTAACTTATCAAAAGAATTAGAAGCAACAATTCTGTTTAAGAGAGAAGATTTACAAGTAGTACGTTCTTATAAAATTAGAGGAGCCTACAATAAAATGTCTTCTTTAACTTCGGATGAAAAACAACGGGGAATTGTTTGTGCAAGCGCTGGTAATCATGCGCAAGGTGTTGCTTTGTCTTGTAAATTGTTACAGATAAAAGGAACCATTTTTATGCCATCTCCAACTCCAAATCAAAAAATTAACCAAGTTAAAATGTTTGGAGAAGATTTTATTGAAATTGTAATTGAAGGAGATACTTTTGATGATGCTTCTGATGCAGCTAAACTAGAGTGTGATGCAAAAAAGAAAACCTTTATTCATCCATTTAATGATGAAAAAGTAATTGAAGGTCAGGCAACGGTTGGTTACGAAATTTTACATCAAACAGATAAAAAAATAGATTATGTTTTTGTACCTATTGGAGGTGGAGGGTTGTCTGCAGGGTTATCTTCTGTTTTTAAATACTTGTCACCAGAAACAAAAATTATTGGCGTAGAACCAGAAGGAGCTCCTTCTATGTTAACATCCATCAAAAATAAAAAGAATACAACTCTAGATGTAATTGATTCTTTTGTAGATGGAGCAGCGGTAAAAAGAGTAGGAGATTTGAATTTTGATATTTGTAAACAAAACCTAACAGAGGTAATTACGGTTCCAGAAGGAAAAATATGTCAGACAATTTTAGATTTATATAACAAAGATGCCATAGTGGTAGAGCCTGCTGGCGCTTTAAGTATTGCTGCATTAGATTTTTTTGCTGATGAAATTAAAGGTAAAAATGTAGTTTGTGTGGTAAGTGGTAGTAATAATGATATTACAAGAACGGCAGAAATAAAAGAACGCGCTTTGGTGTTTGCAAATTTAAAACACTACTTTATTGTAAAATTTCCGCAAAGAGCAGGGGCTTTAAAAGAGTTTGTGGCAGAAATATTGGGTCCAAATGATGATATTACACATTTTGAATACACTAAAAAGAATAACAGAGTAAACGGAGCTGCCGTTGTTGGTTTAGAGTTAAAATCTTCTAAGGATTTAGCGCCTCTAATCAATAGAATGAAAGAAAGAAGTTTCTTTGGCGACTACCTAAATGATAAGCCAGATTTGTTTCAATTTTTAGTTTAA
- a CDS encoding NADP-dependent glyceraldehyde-3-phosphate dehydrogenase, which yields MKKQFTEIPEAYKVNSLLHQKTYLVDGELKEWKGEFAEVYSTISSTKEYKPTLLGTVPNLTGEEGIEALNSAYRAYDKGQGLWPTMRVADRIECMEEFAEQMKTKRDEVVKLLMWEIGKALPDSEKEFDRTIEYIYDTIEDYKQMDRDFAKFEKNSGVHAHIRRGPLGVVLCLGPYNYPLNETFALLIPALIMGNTAVFKPAKHGVLLLSPLLEAFQNSFPEGVVNVIYGRGRVLATPIMKTGKVDVLALIGNSKSANAIQANHPFKNRLRLVLGLEAKNPGIVLPDADLDLAIDECLAGATSFNGQRCTALKILYVHEHIVDKFNKRFAKRVDALKFGNPWEEGVKLTPLPEPGKPAYIQELIDDATAKGAKVINKKGGETTENYIFPSVLYPVSKDMRVFQEEQFGPVTPIVSFKNIQEPLDDMADSNYGQQVSVFGSEVKTLAPLIDTLVNLVCRVNLNSAAQRGPDVYPFTGRKDSAVSTLSVHDALRSFSIRTFVASKDTPYNNAILEELLDKKASNFINTDYLL from the coding sequence ATGAAAAAACAATTTACAGAAATACCAGAAGCATATAAAGTCAATTCACTATTACATCAAAAAACGTATTTAGTAGATGGTGAATTAAAAGAATGGAAAGGAGAATTTGCAGAGGTGTATTCTACAATTTCATCAACAAAAGAATACAAGCCAACTTTATTAGGGACTGTACCTAATTTAACAGGAGAAGAAGGAATAGAAGCTTTAAACTCTGCGTACAGAGCCTATGATAAAGGGCAAGGTTTGTGGCCAACAATGCGTGTTGCAGACAGAATAGAATGTATGGAAGAGTTTGCAGAGCAAATGAAAACCAAACGAGATGAGGTTGTAAAATTATTAATGTGGGAAATTGGAAAAGCTTTACCAGATTCTGAAAAAGAATTTGATAGAACTATAGAATACATTTACGATACTATTGAAGACTATAAGCAAATGGACAGGGATTTTGCTAAGTTTGAAAAAAACAGTGGAGTACATGCTCATATTAGACGTGGTCCTTTAGGTGTAGTTTTATGTTTAGGACCATATAATTACCCTTTAAATGAAACATTTGCACTGTTAATTCCTGCTTTAATTATGGGGAATACAGCTGTATTTAAACCTGCAAAACATGGAGTCTTGTTATTGTCTCCATTATTAGAGGCTTTTCAAAATAGTTTTCCAGAAGGTGTGGTCAATGTAATTTATGGTAGAGGTCGTGTTTTAGCAACTCCTATTATGAAAACAGGTAAAGTAGATGTGTTAGCTTTAATAGGTAACAGTAAATCTGCAAATGCTATTCAAGCAAACCACCCATTTAAAAATAGATTACGTTTGGTGTTAGGTTTAGAAGCTAAAAATCCTGGAATTGTATTACCAGATGCGGATTTAGACTTAGCAATAGATGAATGTCTTGCTGGAGCAACTTCTTTTAACGGACAACGTTGTACTGCTTTAAAAATATTATATGTTCATGAACATATTGTAGATAAATTTAACAAACGATTTGCAAAAAGAGTAGATGCTTTAAAATTTGGAAACCCATGGGAAGAAGGAGTGAAACTAACACCTTTACCAGAACCAGGTAAGCCTGCTTATATTCAAGAATTAATTGATGATGCTACTGCAAAAGGAGCAAAAGTGATTAATAAAAAAGGAGGAGAAACTACAGAGAATTACATTTTCCCATCAGTTTTATACCCTGTTTCTAAAGATATGAGAGTGTTTCAAGAAGAGCAATTTGGTCCTGTAACACCTATTGTTTCTTTTAAAAATATTCAAGAACCTTTAGATGATATGGCAGATTCTAATTATGGGCAACAAGTAAGTGTTTTTGGTAGCGAGGTAAAAACTTTAGCGCCATTAATTGATACGTTAGTAAATTTAGTGTGTAGAGTAAATTTAAATAGTGCTGCTCAAAGAGGACCAGATGTATATCCTTTTACAGGAAGAAAAGATTCTGCAGTTTCTACATTAAGTGTGCATGATGCACTGCGTTCTTTTTCTATTAGAACTTTTGTTGCGTCTAAAGATACACCGTATAATAATGCTATTTTAGAAGAGTTATTAGATAAAAAAGCGTCTAACTTTATCAATACAGATTATCTATTGTAA
- a CDS encoding universal stress protein: MKKILVPIDFSKTSEYASKIAAKIAAKTNATIYLIHLIEVPKGVIDMAASSKFSIPESMLYLRKIREKILHFKNTFFNKDTHVEYLIKLNSPFEGIQKYADKINADLIIMGSKGHSELEEMIIGSNTEKVVRNSKTPVIVIKQDSKKFKLKNLVFASNFKEENKEVFSKFVDFATIFDSKIHLLKVNTPANFHATSETKQKIKDFITDFNLPKHKINVYSDTTVEKGILNFSNDINADLIALSTHGRTGLAHLFTGSVTKSLSKNALKPMLTIKV, translated from the coding sequence ATGAAAAAAATTTTAGTCCCTATAGATTTTTCAAAAACATCTGAATATGCTTCTAAAATTGCAGCAAAAATAGCTGCAAAAACAAATGCAACTATTTACCTGATTCATTTAATTGAAGTGCCTAAAGGTGTCATAGACATGGCAGCAAGCAGTAAATTTAGCATCCCCGAAAGCATGTTGTATTTAAGAAAAATTAGAGAAAAGATACTTCATTTTAAAAATACTTTTTTTAACAAAGACACTCACGTAGAATACCTTATAAAACTAAACTCTCCTTTTGAAGGCATTCAAAAATATGCTGATAAAATTAATGCAGACTTAATTATAATGGGATCTAAAGGTCATTCTGAATTAGAAGAAATGATTATTGGCTCTAATACAGAGAAAGTTGTACGAAATTCTAAAACACCCGTTATTGTTATTAAACAAGATAGTAAAAAATTTAAATTAAAAAATTTGGTTTTTGCCTCTAATTTTAAAGAAGAAAACAAAGAAGTCTTTAGCAAGTTTGTTGATTTTGCTACTATTTTTGATAGTAAAATTCACTTATTAAAAGTAAATACACCTGCAAACTTTCATGCAACCTCAGAAACAAAACAAAAAATAAAAGATTTTATTACAGATTTTAATTTACCAAAACATAAAATTAACGTCTATAGCGATACTACCGTAGAAAAAGGAATTTTAAACTTTTCTAACGATATTAATGCAGATTTAATTGCCTTAAGCACACACGGAAGAACAGGCTTAGCGCACTTATTTACAGGTAGTGTTACCAAAAGCTTATCTAAAAACGCTCTAAAACCAATGCTAACTATTAAGGTTTAG
- the rimP gene encoding ribosome assembly cofactor RimP: MDQTKVRDLVDEALALNESLYLIDLSISENNKIQVTVDGDNGVPLSECIRISKSVDGNFDREEEDFSLEVSTPDISHPLKVKRQYIKNINRILKVKTSEEEFEGTLVEADEDKIVLNWKAREPKPIGKGKVTVLKTATIDYQDIKEAKVKIVF, from the coding sequence ATGGACCAAACCAAGGTAAGAGATTTAGTAGATGAAGCATTAGCACTGAACGAATCATTGTATTTGATAGATTTATCAATATCAGAAAACAATAAAATTCAGGTTACAGTAGATGGTGATAATGGAGTTCCATTAAGTGAATGCATTAGAATTAGTAAAAGTGTAGACGGTAATTTTGATAGAGAAGAAGAAGATTTCTCTCTAGAAGTCTCTACACCAGACATTTCTCATCCACTTAAAGTAAAGAGACAATATATTAAAAACATTAATAGAATACTAAAAGTAAAAACTTCTGAAGAAGAATTTGAAGGGACTTTAGTTGAAGCAGATGAAGATAAAATTGTTCTAAACTGGAAAGCAAGAGAGCCAAAACCAATAGGTAAGGGAAAAGTTACTGTGTTAAAAACAGCAACTATAGATTATCAGGATATTAAAGAAGCAAAAGTGAAGATTGTATTTTAA
- the nusA gene encoding transcription termination factor NusA has protein sequence MENIALIDSFSEFKDNKSIDRVTLMSILEEVFRAALKRKFGSDDNFDIIINPDKGDLEIWRNRVVVADGFSEDDNEEIELAEARLIEPDFEIGEDVSEEVKLIDLGRRAILALRQNLISKIYEHDSTNIFKQFKELEGELYSAEVHHIRHNAIILLDDDGNEIVLPKSEQIRSDFFRKGDSVKGVIKTVELRGNKPAIILSRTSPVFLNKLFEQEIPEVFDGLITVEGVARIPGEKAKVAVDSYDDRIDPVGACVGVKGSRIHGIVRELGNENIDVINYTKNEQLFISRALSPAKVTSMEIEMFDEERNGKKGRVSVLLKPEEVSKAIGRGGVNIRLASELTGYEIDVKREGLEEEDVELTEFGDEIEDWVIVEFKKIGLDTARSVLETSVAELVRRTDLEEETIMDVQRILKEEFED, from the coding sequence ATGGAGAATATAGCATTAATTGATTCGTTTTCAGAATTTAAAGATAACAAGAGTATAGACAGAGTAACATTAATGTCTATTTTAGAAGAAGTTTTTAGAGCTGCCTTAAAACGTAAGTTTGGTTCTGATGATAATTTTGATATTATTATTAACCCAGATAAAGGAGATTTAGAAATTTGGAGAAATAGAGTTGTGGTTGCAGATGGTTTTTCTGAAGATGATAATGAAGAGATTGAATTAGCGGAAGCAAGATTAATTGAGCCAGATTTTGAAATTGGTGAAGATGTATCTGAAGAAGTGAAATTAATTGATTTAGGAAGAAGAGCTATTTTAGCATTACGTCAGAACTTAATTTCTAAAATTTACGAACACGATAGTACAAATATCTTTAAGCAATTTAAAGAATTAGAAGGAGAATTGTACAGTGCAGAGGTGCATCACATACGTCATAATGCAATTATTTTGTTAGATGATGATGGCAATGAAATTGTGTTACCAAAAAGTGAGCAAATTCGTTCAGATTTCTTTAGAAAAGGAGATTCTGTAAAGGGTGTTATAAAAACAGTAGAGTTAAGAGGGAACAAACCAGCGATTATTTTATCAAGAACATCGCCTGTTTTCTTAAATAAACTGTTTGAACAAGAAATTCCTGAAGTTTTTGATGGTTTAATTACTGTTGAAGGCGTTGCTAGAATACCAGGAGAAAAAGCAAAAGTAGCGGTAGATTCTTATGATGATAGAATAGATCCTGTTGGAGCTTGTGTTGGTGTAAAAGGTTCTAGAATTCATGGTATTGTACGTGAGTTAGGGAATGAGAATATAGACGTTATTAACTATACCAAAAACGAACAATTATTTATTTCAAGAGCATTGAGTCCTGCTAAAGTGACATCAATGGAAATAGAAATGTTTGATGAAGAAAGAAACGGTAAAAAAGGACGTGTAAGCGTTTTATTAAAACCAGAAGAAGTTTCTAAAGCAATTGGTAGAGGAGGGGTAAATATTCGTTTAGCAAGTGAGTTAACAGGTTACGAAATAGACGTTAAGAGAGAAGGTCTAGAAGAAGAAGACGTAGAGTTAACAGAGTTTGGAGACGAAATTGAAGATTGGGTTATTGTTGAATTCAAAAAGATTGGTTTAGATACTGCAAGAAGCGTATTAGAAACTAGTGTGGCAGAATTGGTAAGAAGAACTGATCTAGAAGAAGAAACAATTATGGATGTTCAAAGAATCTTGAAAGAAGAATTCGAGGACTAA
- the infB gene encoding translation initiation factor IF-2, translating to MSVGKTMRLNKVLRELNISLDRAVEYLAGKGHEIESRPTTKITGDVYQVLLDGFEKDASKKAASKEVGEEKRKEKEAIRLEHEAKLEKKRAEEVKKEEVLRAKADKLEFKTVGKIDIDNIGKKPADKVEKVKEEPKEVVVEPKAETPKTETPKVEEPKVVTETPVVEAKAETPKVEETPVADKPKVVIPEVKKTVSEIEKEVSKVGDKPKGKREVSKSDEKVEEVTAENAEAIKTQYKKLDGPNFTGKKIDLKQFERPKKKKPEPKKDANADKKKRKRIVTKAGAPGSATARPSRPGQGNRSGGGSRPPFNRGGRGAARPAAVKKEEPTEAEIQKQVRETLEKLQGKSSRGKGAKYRRNKRDAHREHSDAELEAQALDNKILKVTEFVTVSEVATMMEVPVTNIISACMSLGMMVTMNQRLDAETLVIVAEEFNHKVEFVGAEVEESIEEVIDKPEDLETRAPIITVMGHVDHGKTSLLDYIRKANVIDGESGGITQHIGAYSVKVGDQKIAFLDTPGHEAFTAMRARGAQVTDLVIIVVAADDDVMPQTKEAISHAQAAGVPIIFAINKIDKPNANPDNVKTQLSQMNLLIEEWGGNIQSQDISAKHGTGIPELLEKVLLEAEILELKANPKKNAVGAVVEALLDKGRGYVSTILVQAGTLKIGDYLLAGKHSGKVRAMFDDKGNNLKVAGPSTPVSILGLDGAPQAGDKFVVFDDEREAKQIASKRSQLQREQSVRTQKTLTLDEIGRRIALGDFKELNIILKGDVDGSVEALTDSFQKLSTEEIQVNILHKGVGAITESDVLLASASDAIIVGFNVRPQGNARVVADREEVDIRTYSIIYAAINDLKDAMEGMLSPEMKEEVTGNVEIREIYKISKVGNIAGCMVMSGKIQRDSQIRIIRDGIVVHDGTLTALKRFKDDVREVTKGFDCGIQIKNYNDIAEGDVIEAYKEVAVKKKLK from the coding sequence ATGTCTGTAGGCAAAACAATGAGGCTTAATAAAGTTTTAAGAGAATTAAACATTTCTCTTGATAGAGCAGTCGAATATTTAGCGGGTAAAGGTCACGAAATAGAATCGAGGCCAACCACTAAAATTACGGGTGACGTCTATCAAGTTTTACTTGATGGCTTTGAAAAAGACGCAAGCAAAAAAGCTGCATCTAAAGAAGTTGGAGAAGAAAAACGTAAAGAGAAAGAAGCTATTCGCTTAGAGCATGAAGCTAAGTTAGAGAAGAAAAGAGCGGAAGAGGTTAAGAAAGAAGAGGTTTTAAGGGCCAAAGCAGATAAATTAGAGTTTAAAACTGTTGGTAAAATAGATATCGATAATATCGGTAAAAAACCTGCTGACAAAGTTGAAAAGGTAAAAGAAGAGCCTAAAGAGGTTGTTGTAGAGCCTAAGGCAGAAACGCCTAAAACTGAAACACCTAAAGTAGAAGAGCCAAAAGTAGTTACAGAAACTCCAGTGGTTGAAGCAAAAGCCGAAACTCCGAAAGTAGAAGAAACTCCTGTGGCAGATAAACCAAAGGTTGTTATTCCTGAAGTTAAAAAAACGGTTTCTGAAATAGAAAAAGAAGTTTCTAAAGTTGGTGATAAACCAAAAGGGAAAAGAGAGGTTTCTAAATCTGATGAAAAAGTAGAGGAAGTTACTGCAGAAAATGCAGAAGCTATTAAAACTCAATATAAAAAATTAGACGGTCCTAATTTTACAGGTAAGAAAATTGATTTAAAACAATTTGAAAGACCTAAGAAAAAGAAACCAGAACCTAAAAAAGATGCAAACGCAGACAAGAAGAAACGTAAGCGTATTGTAACTAAAGCAGGTGCGCCAGGTTCTGCTACTGCAAGACCAAGTAGACCAGGTCAAGGTAATAGAAGCGGTGGTGGAAGTAGACCTCCTTTTAATAGAGGCGGACGAGGAGCAGCAAGACCAGCAGCAGTTAAGAAAGAAGAGCCAACAGAAGCAGAAATTCAAAAGCAAGTAAGAGAAACGCTAGAGAAACTGCAAGGAAAATCTTCTAGAGGTAAAGGAGCAAAATACCGTAGAAATAAAAGAGATGCACATAGAGAACATTCTGATGCTGAGTTAGAAGCACAAGCATTAGACAACAAAATCTTAAAAGTAACAGAATTTGTTACTGTAAGTGAAGTTGCTACAATGATGGAGGTTCCTGTAACAAATATTATATCTGCATGTATGTCTTTAGGTATGATGGTAACAATGAATCAGCGTTTAGACGCAGAAACATTAGTTATTGTTGCCGAAGAATTTAACCACAAAGTAGAATTTGTTGGGGCAGAAGTAGAAGAGTCTATAGAAGAAGTTATAGATAAACCAGAAGATTTAGAAACTCGTGCGCCAATTATTACGGTAATGGGTCACGTAGATCATGGTAAAACATCTTTATTAGATTACATTAGAAAAGCAAATGTTATTGATGGTGAAAGTGGAGGAATTACACAACACATTGGTGCATATTCTGTAAAAGTTGGCGATCAAAAAATAGCATTTTTAGATACACCAGGTCACGAGGCGTTTACCGCAATGCGTGCACGTGGGGCGCAAGTAACAGATTTAGTTATTATTGTAGTTGCAGCAGATGATGATGTAATGCCACAAACTAAAGAAGCAATTTCTCATGCGCAAGCAGCAGGAGTGCCTATTATATTTGCAATCAACAAGATTGATAAACCAAATGCAAATCCAGATAATGTAAAAACGCAATTATCTCAAATGAATTTGTTGATAGAAGAATGGGGTGGTAACATACAATCTCAAGATATTTCAGCAAAACATGGAACAGGTATTCCAGAATTATTAGAGAAAGTTTTATTAGAAGCTGAAATTTTAGAATTGAAAGCAAACCCTAAGAAGAATGCAGTTGGTGCGGTAGTGGAAGCATTATTAGATAAAGGTAGAGGATATGTTTCTACCATATTAGTACAAGCAGGAACTTTAAAAATTGGAGATTACTTGTTAGCAGGTAAACACAGTGGTAAAGTAAGAGCAATGTTTGATGACAAAGGAAACAACTTAAAAGTTGCCGGACCATCAACACCGGTATCTATTTTAGGTTTAGACGGAGCGCCACAAGCGGGGGATAAGTTTGTAGTATTTGATGATGAAAGAGAAGCAAAACAAATTGCATCTAAACGTTCTCAATTACAACGTGAGCAATCTGTAAGAACTCAAAAAACATTAACGTTAGATGAAATTGGACGTAGAATTGCGTTAGGAGACTTTAAAGAATTAAACATTATCTTAAAAGGAGATGTAGATGGTTCTGTAGAAGCATTAACAGATTCTTTCCAAAAATTATCTACTGAAGAAATTCAGGTTAATATTTTACATAAAGGTGTTGGAGCCATTACAGAGAGTGATGTGTTATTAGCATCAGCATCAGACGCAATTATTGTTGGGTTTAATGTTCGTCCGCAAGGAAATGCTAGAGTAGTAGCAGATAGAGAAGAGGTAGATATTAGAACATATTCTATTATTTATGCAGCTATCAACGACTTAAAAGACGCCATGGAAGGAATGTTATCTCCAGAAATGAAAGAAGAAGTTACTGGTAATGTAGAAATTAGAGAAATCTATAAAATCTCTAAAGTTGGTAACATTGCAGGTTGTATGGTAATGTCTGGTAAAATTCAAAGAGATTCTCAAATTAGAATTATTAGAGACGGAATTGTAGTGCACGATGGAACTCTAACAGCGTTAAAACGTTTTAAAGATGATGTTAGAGAAGTTACAAAAGGCTTTGATTGTGGTATTCAAATTAAAAACTACAATGATATTGCTGAAGGAGATGTAATTGAAGCATACAAAGAAGTAGCAGTGAAGAAGAAATTGAAATAA